In the genome of Bicyclus anynana chromosome 23, ilBicAnyn1.1, whole genome shotgun sequence, one region contains:
- the LOC112053685 gene encoding uncharacterized protein LOC112053685, with the protein MVRTIFNKIIACLIFVSIYTVVAFEPPTKEEQIDKINKMNQEVEPFRRNLTECARQVKASMVDVENFLKRIPQSTMQGKCFVACILKRNNIIKNNKISEANLLEVNRAVYGEDEEVMSRLKSAINECFRAVETIFEICEYASVFNDCMHMKMEHILDKVTMERRMEALGQMTSDPDIWSDDEDELLKLVKDEL; encoded by the coding sequence ATGGTTCGAACAATATTCAACAAGATTATTGCATGTCTGATATTCGTTTCAATTTACACAGTTGTAGCATTCGAACCTCCAACAAAAGAAGAACAGATAGACAAAATCAACAAAATGAATCAAGAAGTGGAACCATTTAGAAGGAATTTAACAGAATGCGCCCGTCAAGTCAAAGCTTCAATGGTGGACGTCGAAAACTTCTTAAAAAGAATACCACAATCAACCATGCAAGGTAAATGCTTTGTCGCGTGCATTTTGAaacgaaataatataataaagaacaaTAAGATATCAGAAGCGAATCTTCTAGAAGTTAACAGAGCGGTTTATGGAGAAGATGAAGAAGTTATGTCTCGATTGAAATCTGCTATTAACGAGTGCTTTAGGGCGGTGGAAACGATTTTTGAAATTTGCGAGTACGCGTCAGTTTTCAACGATTGTATGCATATGAAAATGGAACATATTCTTGATAAGGTGACAATGGAGAGAAGGATGGAAGCTCTGGGCCAAATGACTTCTGACCCCGATATCTGGAGTGACGACGAAGACGAACTTCTGAAGTTGGTCAAAGACGAATTGTAG